The genomic DNA GACGGCGAGGAAAAGGGACCAATCCTCGACGAATTCGATGCCTTTGTCGATTGTCTTGACGGTTTTCTTCAGCATGAAGACCTCTGCGATAGCTCTGCGGCACCTTCCAGTCCGGTAAGCAGGTTCTGGTTTCCTCCCGGGATGACCATTTCGAAAGACGAGTCGATCGTCGCATAATTGTAATAGCCGAGACGACATAAAGGACGGATTCGCAGAATGTCGATGCGTCCGTCGGCTCCGATGAACTCATCCTTGATATGCACCTGGACCACCCGGCCGATAATAACATCCACCGTGCCCATGGGTCCGTTTCCAGGGAGGCGGAGCGTCTGATGGTAGGTACATTCAAACTGGATCGGCGACTCCGCCACCCTGCAGGGTTTCACAAGGAGGGAAGGAGCCTTGGTGACGCCTGCCAGTTCGAATTCATCAATCTCCGGAGGGACTTCGGCCGCGGATCGATTCACCGCCTCCCGCAAATCATAGGTGGCCATGTTATAGACAAATTCCCCCGTTTGCTCAGCATTGACGGCCGTGTCCTTCCGCCTCCCCTCCGTGGTCTGATTAGCGGCAAACATGACATACGGAGGATCGAAGGTCAGATTCTGAAACTGGCTGTAGGGTGCCAGGTTGTGCTCCCCGGTCGGACTCAAGGTGGAGATCCAGCCGATCGGCCGAGGCACAACACATGATTTGAAGGGGCTCTGCGGCAAGCCGTGATTGTTTTGCTGCGGATCATAATTCATCAAGACTCCTTTCATGGGACTTCTGAGGGCAGTTACTTTAAAAGCCCGCCTTTCGGCGGGCTTCTAGAAGGCTCGACGAGTATCCGAGGAGGTTTAAAGCTTGCGCATCTTTTCGAGATAGTCTTTTCCGATCCGTGTTTCCCATGATTTATAGACGGGGACAGCCGTATCCTTCAGCTTCTGCTCTTCCTGCGCCGAGAGCTTGTAAAATTGGACGCCGTCGGCTTTGGCGGACGCTATCAGCTCATCCTCTTGTTGCTGATTGGCCAGCCGGGTTTTGGCGCTCTC from Desulfuromonas sp. TF includes the following:
- a CDS encoding flavin reductase family protein, with the translated sequence MNYDPQQNNHGLPQSPFKSCVVPRPIGWISTLSPTGEHNLAPYSQFQNLTFDPPYVMFAANQTTEGRRKDTAVNAEQTGEFVYNMATYDLREAVNRSAAEVPPEIDEFELAGVTKAPSLLVKPCRVAESPIQFECTYHQTLRLPGNGPMGTVDVIIGRVVQVHIKDEFIGADGRIDILRIRPLCRLGYYNYATIDSSFEMVIPGGNQNLLTGLEGAAELSQRSSC